Genomic segment of Panicum virgatum strain AP13 chromosome 2K, P.virgatum_v5, whole genome shotgun sequence:
CAATTGCAGAATACTAGTCTGCATTTTTGCTGGTTTCTTTTCATGATGCTGAATGAGTAGATCCCTATTTTCTGTTTCTGAATTCTTTCGTAACCCAAGAGTATAGCTGGAGGGTCTTCTGTTTTGGTAGTCGAATTTCAGAAATGATGATATATGCCAATTATTATTTCTAGAAGTGAAATAGATCATGCTGGTCATTATGTGAAAGGATTATTATTTGTCCCCGCAGCGAAGGGTTGAAGGCAGGTTGATAGATCACGAGCAGCATGGCTAACTACCCAAGTGCGCCACAAGATTTTACATTAAGTTTCCTAGAGCATATCACAAACAATTTCTCCGACGGAGTACGGATTGGAAGTGGTGGGTTTGGTCACGTTTATTGGGTACGGTTACCTGCTGCATTTCTGCTATTAAGAAAATATTAATGTGAATTCTAGCAAGCCCGGCCATGTTTCATAGTAATCATGCTTAATTGTTTACAGGGTATATATAGAGATGAAAAGATTGCTGTGAAGAAGCTCTATGATCAAAATCCAGGATTTGATGACGCAGCCTTTAAAAAAGAATTTAATAACAGTTTCCAACTCCATCATCCAAATATTGTACGGTTAGTTGGCTACTGTTACGAAACACGAGAGATAAATATGGAGGTAAGGCCGGGAGATTATCAATTCGTAAAAAGAATAGTGCGGATCCTCTGCTACGAATACTGTCAGGGCGGAAGCCTTGACAACTACATTAACGGTATGATGCTGATCAACCTCAATCCAAACATGCTCCGTATTACTTTTAGTATAGTATGCCAGCCGGGATAACAATAATATTCTATTATGAAAAATGCACCTTTTTTTCTTTATACAGAAAAATTCAGAGAACGTGATTTGGACACACGCCTCAAGATTATCAGAGGGATTTCTGAGGGTTTAAATTACCTTCATTACGGGCAGGCGCAACATATGTATCATATGGACTTAAAACCAGAAAATATACTGCTGGATGAGAAGAATATGCCCAAAATTGCTGATTTCGGTCTGTCAAGATTCTTGGCTATGACGAAAACCCATATAACAACAAGTCATACAACAGGAACATTGTAAGATGCATGGCTCGTGTATATATTCCATTTCGAAgccatatatatgtgtgtgagaTTTAATAGTGATGATGTATTGCAGGGGGTACATGCCACCAGAATACTTTACCggaaaaaaaatctcaaacAAGTTCGATGTGTTCAGTTTGGGTGTTATTATTCTAGAAGTCTTGGCCGTACCTTTGGGTTACCGAAAATATGATGACATGTCTCCACGTGAGTTTGTTGAGCAAGTAAGAAATATCGGTTTGTCTAAATCAActctatttttttctcaaaaatatAATGCTATGCCAATACATTTTCCCACTCCTCTGAGTGCTATCCagctatatatataatatatgtaagatttatattttattttttcttaggTGCGTAGAAACTGGAACGAAAGGCCACCAATGATTACCTCAAGTGAATTGAACAGAGTAAAGGAATATATTGACATAGCACTAAGATGTGTTGAAGAGGAACGAGCGAAAAGGCCGAAAATAAGTGATATCGTCTCTGAACTAAAGGATCTCGACGCGCAACATTCTGCGGGACCTTCAATGGTACCGACGATCCAGGTACCATGACACTAGGAAGTCCTCGTTTCACAGCCAGCTAGCATGCAATAATTCTTTTCACCATTTTTGAACAAACTATAAGTAAAGAAAGTTATAGATACATCTACACCGTGCATCAATCCCTTTATGTAAAGAATTGAACCATTTAAAATTTgtaccaaaaaatattttttcaccTCTTATTTTCAGCAAACTGTAGATGGCCCATCGGGAAATAAATGTAAAAAATATAGATGCCTAAGGGGCCGTTTGGTTCCTTTTATTTTGGAGGAATTGCAATCTACTTAATGGATTAAGTTATTTGGAGTGGAATTTGATATTTCACAACTTCTCCAAGTTCGTATAAGTCTATCTCAAATTCATAGGGTGGAAGATAGAATTTGATTCTGTAGATCACCATGCTCTACTCTCCAACTTATAACATAGTCTTAAACTCGCTTACCTATAGTATAAATGCAACATATAAGTACCTCTCTTGTATGACTAACAGTAATAtacaaatatattttatataCAACCATATTAGCTTAGTTAATTTGTGTCTAAATTATAATTATTAAAATGAATTCAATTGTAAGGATCCAAATGGGCCCAATGCACTATCTAAAAGATACATCAATATCAATATATACAAAAATCTGGCAAAATCGAAACCATGAAACATCCGTACGCTGTTGCACATATAAAGACAGTAGGTATTTTTATAAGCAAGTTTATACTCACAGTTGAATGTTAACATTAATAAATTTATAAACTTATTACTCTTTGCAGATGAAAGATCTGGCGTTGGATCCGGCCTTCGAGCTGCGTTTCCCATTTGAACGCTCTAAACAGATACCGTGCTGCTTGCAGCTAACCAACAACACTGATGGTTTCATTGCATTTAATATAAAGATGGACCAGAGGAAATACCACGCACAGCCAAACAAAAGCACTGTTCGACCACGGTCATATTGCAATATCGTTATAACTTCCCGAGCGTGGAACACCGACGACCCACCGAGCACACCCCGTGACTCGATTCTTGTGCAGAGTACAAGGGTGCGTAGCTACCTCTCTCCCGCTGAGATAGCCGACAACATGTTCGATACGTCGATAGGCAATGCTGTTGATCAGGAGGAATTGCCAGTAGTTTATGTTCCAATACTCGAACATCCGACCTTTTCAATCTAAGAACGAACGTGGGCGCAGGAAGAACAATCAACGCCAGTAAGGTACTCTACGTGTGCGTGAACCTGGTTTAGTTGTGCGGCTGAAGCtcattttctttgtttctttctttttttttcctttttttttagtcTCTTGAATGTCTGGTCGTGTTTCTCAGCGGTGTGCTGTTGTAATTTTGTTTTTATGTTGTTGAACCTCTATtcttttttaataaatataCTGTAGGGACTTCGGTTCCTCCAGATTCCTAAAAAAACTCTACGTGTGCGTGGCATATGGTACTGAATCATGTGGACTCACTACTGGAAACTGGAATATTTCTGTGCGTGGAATATGTTTCATACTGAATGTGGAACTAATATGTATAAATCAAAGTATCCTCATTCCAGTGAAATGCAATTTGTGCAATTTAATTTATAGCATCTTTTATAAACCATTCACATTGATTAACATGGTACCTGCACTCAACACTAAGAAAGTGATTGAGATCGTAAACAAAGGCAGTAATGCCATCTTTAGTAACTTAAATGGGAAAAAAGTTGCAAACATTTGACAAAGTTTTAGCCCAATGTGGAGCATAAAAAATGGTAGCTATTCAATGCAGAAGCCGACTACCATGCTACATATACAATTGCTCATGTTTACATTTCAGATCTTTTTCACACACATGCTGATTATGTCAAAGAGCGGCATATTATTAGTATTGATGAGGGCTATGAAACAGATTATATGATAAAACTGTCATAGGATTGGATTGGATCGCAGCGCCATAGGGTTGAGTTTGCTCTATGCGCATGGGGTGGCTGAAGATGTCGGGCATTGCCATTGTGACGTCGATGATCGTGGTTGTCGTCTCTTCACTGCGAGGTTGAACCGGCAGTGAGGATTTGACGGTGGAGATCGCAACTTGCTGTGTGTTGTCGTCGTCATCCACATCCAATGCGGATTGGACTCGCTTGATGCCCGTTGTGTCAGTGACGATGTCAGGCGTAGCCATGTTGGGGGCGATGGTGATGTCGGCCGGTGCCATCGTGAGGTCGATAGTGACCTCGTCGGCCATCTCGTCGCTGCGAGATTCTGGCGACAGCGAGGATTTGGCATCGTCCCCATTAGTGATGGTAGTGTTGTGTACCTGCAGCGTGCTGTTCTTCGGTTGGATCAGATCTATTGTCGGTGAAGAGGCGTTGCTACTATCATTGGTATGGTTTTCCATGAACTTTGCATGCTCCATACGGATCAACATGGCGTTGATGTTGGCGACGTGCTCCTTGGCCTTGTCGAGGCAGTCGTTCATGGTGGTGGAGAACTTCGTGTGTTCCTTCTTCAAGTCGGCGATGGTGAAGGCCATCGGATCGTTGCAGCAGTGTGGAGGATGGAGTGGTCTCTGGATACCAGGTGTAAAGTGGCGTGCTTGGGGGTGGCGCACATGCGAGGAGGTGGCACAGACGgcagctagggtttgggagCGGAGGAGAAGACCGATGCTTAGGCTGTCTGCAGTGGATACTGCAAAGGAAACAGTATCCATCGTCCAGTATCATTTTAGCAAAAAACTACCGCAGCGGGGTATGGTAAACTGAACTCTATCATTCCAGGCGGCCGTTCGAACTGAAAATGCAGCGCGGTATAGCGCGAGACGGTATCCTGACGGAGACGGGCCCCTTCGTCGTTCCCGCGCCGTCTCCAACTACCACAGCTGCGGGACTCTGCCCCGCCTCGCGCCGcagctcgaggaggccgccgccaagGAGGCCTCGAGCTCCGCTCCATGGACGCCGCGGAGCGGAGGGCACGGGGAGGGCGCCGGCTTCCCTAggcgagagagagggggggggaggGGAGAGGGCGAAGGGGTAAAAAAAAGGTTAAAGCAAATTAATGGGTGGGTCATACATTTGGTAGTTGATATAGAGAATGAATATAGAGTGTGAATGAGTGTGGAAGAACTGAGTATTGAGGAGGGAATATTGATGACCAGAATGAAATATTCTATTTAGA
This window contains:
- the LOC120695172 gene encoding cysteine-rich receptor-like protein kinase 29 produces the protein MANYPSAPQDFTLSFLEHITNNFSDGVRIGSGGFGHVYWGIYRDEKIAVKKLYDQNPGFDDAAFKKEFNNSFQLHHPNIVRLVGYCYETREINMEVRPGDYQFVKRIVRILCYEYCQGGSLDNYINEKFRERDLDTRLKIIRGISEGLNYLHYGQAQHMYHMDLKPENILLDEKNMPKIADFGLSRFLAMTKTHITTSHTTGTLGYMPPEYFTGKKISNKFDVFSLGVIILEVLAVPLGYRKYDDMSPREFVEQKLERKATNDYLK